Proteins from one Pontibacter korlensis genomic window:
- a CDS encoding TIGR00341 family protein: MLDNILNIQHQTDEAGTIREINDKVPVRGNNTWMLICSAMLASIGLDTGSGAVIIGAMLISPLMSPILGVGLAVGINDREMLIDSIKNLAVAAAAGLLVSTFYFSITPLGEPTNELLARTTPTLLDVMVAFFGGVAGIISISRSDKSNAIPGVAIATALMPPLCTAGYGLAVGRYDFFLGGFYLFFINAVFISLSTYVIVKYLHFHTKAYVDQAKQKRVAKAMVVVLVIVVLPSVYFLYNIYHDVKTKKQIEQLVITDFTQRNNEIIKWEVQPGDSLQYIKIYSIGKQVDEGLVQHYNKVLVDNDLLNFRVKMVQLDVSPEEMEQIAYDITNNLTQDLLKTLELQKMQEQHADSLRRRQRLSLNSNATQDLKTLFPEIQKVQVGEMINTANPARPDTVTLVMIDWKEQQPAKEEAASAKNKKRPSKPKIQAQQVKEYENRIRSYLSYKLQRDSVQVISSY, translated from the coding sequence ATGCTGGATAACATCCTGAATATCCAGCACCAAACAGATGAAGCCGGTACCATCCGCGAAATAAATGATAAGGTTCCGGTTCGTGGAAACAACACCTGGATGCTCATTTGCTCGGCTATGCTTGCCTCTATTGGCCTTGATACAGGTTCCGGTGCGGTTATTATCGGGGCCATGTTAATTTCGCCTCTGATGTCCCCAATACTTGGTGTTGGACTGGCGGTGGGTATTAACGATCGCGAGATGCTGATTGACTCCATCAAGAACTTAGCGGTAGCAGCGGCAGCCGGATTGCTTGTAAGTACTTTTTACTTCAGTATAACACCGCTTGGGGAGCCAACCAACGAACTTCTGGCGCGAACCACACCTACCTTGCTTGATGTGATGGTGGCTTTCTTTGGTGGAGTTGCTGGTATTATCTCTATTTCCCGCTCAGATAAATCGAACGCAATACCAGGTGTGGCTATTGCCACAGCCCTGATGCCGCCGCTCTGTACAGCTGGTTATGGTCTGGCAGTAGGCCGATACGACTTCTTCCTTGGTGGTTTTTACCTGTTCTTTATCAACGCTGTTTTTATCAGCTTGTCTACTTACGTTATCGTCAAGTACCTGCACTTCCATACAAAAGCCTATGTAGACCAGGCAAAGCAGAAGCGGGTGGCTAAAGCCATGGTGGTGGTGCTGGTAATTGTAGTGCTACCGAGCGTATACTTTCTATACAACATCTACCACGACGTTAAGACCAAGAAGCAGATAGAGCAGCTGGTAATCACGGACTTTACGCAGCGCAACAACGAGATCATTAAGTGGGAGGTGCAGCCTGGCGACTCCCTGCAGTATATTAAGATCTACAGTATAGGTAAGCAGGTGGATGAAGGTCTGGTACAGCACTATAATAAAGTTTTGGTAGATAATGACCTTCTTAACTTTAGAGTGAAAATGGTACAATTGGATGTGTCGCCCGAGGAGATGGAACAAATTGCCTACGACATAACCAACAACCTGACCCAGGACTTACTTAAAACGCTGGAACTGCAGAAGATGCAGGAACAACATGCTGACAGCTTACGCAGAAGACAGCGACTTTCCTTGAATAGTAATGCAACCCAAGATCTGAAGACACTATTCCCGGAGATCCAGAAAGTGCAGGTAGGAGAGATGATCAACACAGCAAATCCTGCCAGGCCAGATACGGTTACGTTGGTGATGATTGATTGGAAAGAGCAACAGCCTGCCAAAGAAGAGGCAGCAAGTGCTAAGAATAAGAAGCGGCCTTCTAAGCCTAAAATTCAGGCGCAACAGGTGAAGGAGTACGAAAACAGAATTCGCAGTTATCTTAGCTATAAATTGCAGCGCGACTCAGTGCAGGTAATCTCATCTTATTAA
- a CDS encoding L,D-transpeptidase family protein, which translates to MSPYKIKKYILILLLPLMFGALTACNNNESDSKDDSGSITDSLFGKKELPQASTDSLFIKQYISKEPEFNEHAELMYLFYGDRDYELAWFRDNELVPQVEKFLNVIDSSSVEGLNPDKYKIVNFNELFQKYEQMDPQDSARLVLQQQIDVALTASYFNYASDFYRGRVNPQTQSNVHWAVKRNKIKLHKALQTILQERESTYPYYEFEALHAGYTRLRDALNNYRDLQEKGGWPKVELGGKKTLQKGDSAQAVAVLRKRLNPTQPIDVNDKRLWVFDEHLEKQVKMFQMLHGLAQDGIVGGGTLSTMNIPIEDRIDQIMINMERWRWIPKRMVPKSLDQKYIWVNIPEYKLYIYEDPNNDPEAEREYKEVMNMRVVVGKTMNATPIFSDKMEYVVMAPYWNVPNSIVEREIKPKMLNNPGWLASQNMEIVTKEKNPQPVSPYEIDWESVTEKNFQYMVRQKPGPKNSLGQIKFLFPNEHAIYLHDTPADALFSQTERNFSHGCVRLEKPVELAKYILKDMPEWNETRIRETMNGGEEEWVTLPKKVQVYLVYFTSWVDDSGNVHFRQDLYGHDKKLKQEYFG; encoded by the coding sequence ATGAGCCCTTACAAAATAAAAAAATATATCCTGATCCTGTTATTGCCACTCATGTTTGGGGCCTTAACAGCATGTAACAATAATGAGTCGGATTCAAAAGACGACTCCGGAAGTATTACTGATAGCCTCTTTGGTAAAAAGGAGCTACCACAAGCCAGCACAGATAGCCTGTTTATCAAACAATACATATCTAAAGAGCCCGAATTCAACGAGCATGCGGAGCTTATGTACCTGTTTTATGGTGATCGAGACTACGAGCTAGCCTGGTTCCGCGATAACGAACTGGTACCTCAGGTAGAGAAGTTTTTGAATGTAATTGATTCTTCCTCTGTAGAAGGACTTAATCCTGACAAGTATAAGATTGTAAACTTCAACGAGTTATTTCAAAAGTATGAGCAGATGGACCCGCAGGACTCTGCCCGCCTGGTGCTACAGCAGCAGATTGATGTGGCCCTCACAGCTTCGTACTTCAATTATGCGTCAGATTTTTACAGAGGGCGCGTAAATCCTCAAACCCAAAGCAATGTGCATTGGGCTGTAAAGCGGAATAAAATAAAGCTGCACAAGGCGCTGCAAACTATTCTTCAGGAGCGTGAGAGTACCTATCCCTATTATGAGTTTGAGGCCCTTCACGCGGGATACACCCGCTTACGAGATGCACTCAATAATTACAGGGATCTTCAGGAAAAAGGAGGATGGCCTAAGGTAGAACTCGGCGGCAAAAAAACGCTGCAGAAAGGTGATTCTGCCCAAGCAGTAGCTGTGCTACGCAAGCGTTTGAATCCTACTCAGCCTATTGATGTAAATGATAAGCGCCTATGGGTATTTGATGAGCACCTTGAGAAACAGGTAAAGATGTTTCAGATGCTGCATGGCCTGGCTCAGGATGGCATAGTAGGAGGAGGTACGCTTTCTACCATGAACATTCCGATTGAGGACCGGATCGACCAGATTATGATCAACATGGAGCGTTGGCGCTGGATACCTAAGCGTATGGTACCTAAGAGCTTAGACCAAAAATATATTTGGGTTAACATACCAGAATACAAGCTTTATATCTATGAAGATCCTAATAACGACCCGGAGGCCGAACGAGAGTATAAAGAAGTAATGAATATGCGCGTGGTGGTTGGTAAAACCATGAACGCCACTCCGATCTTCAGCGATAAGATGGAGTATGTGGTCATGGCGCCATATTGGAACGTACCAAACAGTATTGTAGAAAGAGAGATTAAGCCTAAGATGCTGAACAACCCAGGTTGGCTGGCTTCTCAGAATATGGAAATTGTAACGAAAGAGAAGAATCCTCAGCCCGTTTCTCCATATGAAATTGACTGGGAAAGTGTCACAGAGAAGAATTTCCAGTACATGGTTCGCCAGAAGCCGGGACCAAAGAACTCTTTAGGCCAGATAAAATTCCTGTTCCCGAACGAACACGCTATTTACCTGCACGATACACCGGCAGATGCCCTGTTTAGCCAGACAGAGCGAAACTTCAGCCACGGGTGCGTGCGTCTGGAGAAGCCTGTTGAGCTGGCAAAGTATATTCTTAAAGATATGCCAGAGTGGAACGAGACGCGCATCCGCGAAACGATGAATGGCGGCGAAGAAGAATGGGTGACATTGCCTAAAAAGGTGCAGGTGTACCTGGTGTACTTTACAAGCTGGGTAGACGATAGCGGTAATGTGCACTTTAGGCAAGACCTGTACGGGCACGATAAAAAGCTAAAGCAGGAGTATTTCGGATAA
- a CDS encoding DUF2254 domain-containing protein, producing MNKIYSRVKFVYQYIIGSIGFLPTLISLGFFLLALFILYLETMGLSKMLKDNLPFMIISNGSTARLILSSIATGIISLTVFSFTMVLQVLSQAGSSFSPRVIPGLISNKSNQTVMGIYLGTLIYTLVVMVNIRSEYYSVSLPGFAIFLGMCLAIICLGFFVYFIHSISQSIQIESILEGIYTVTNRQLQEEVELDKNAGVPNVFNQKDWQQLKSPRTGYLQHLDIEAVMRILKEYDVVLDFEQPLGSFLVEGVPFARINKKLEDLDEFTDKLVAHVGFYREERASLNYIFGFKHITESAVKALSPGINDPGTALKAIDYLTALFAERMKLTDEKVIYDKEGAGRIRFEHETFQDLYTMCLGPIRHFGKKDSVVVLKLLSLLHSLLHLVSSYPHLKPVLCEEALQLLHDADENISNPGDRKRINLVLEQINNMHKLDKVLPSLKEQP from the coding sequence ATGAATAAAATTTATAGCCGTGTTAAGTTTGTTTACCAATACATTATTGGCAGTATAGGCTTTCTGCCCACGCTTATCTCACTAGGTTTTTTCTTACTGGCGCTTTTTATCCTTTACCTCGAGACCATGGGGCTTAGCAAAATGCTAAAAGACAACCTGCCATTCATGATCATCAGCAATGGTTCAACGGCACGCCTCATCCTAAGCTCTATTGCCACTGGTATTATTTCGCTTACAGTATTCAGCTTTACTATGGTGCTACAGGTGCTAAGCCAAGCTGGCTCCAGTTTCTCCCCAAGGGTAATTCCAGGCCTTATCTCTAATAAATCAAATCAGACGGTAATGGGCATTTACCTTGGCACCTTGATTTATACTTTGGTGGTGATGGTGAATATACGTTCGGAATACTATAGTGTCTCTTTACCAGGCTTTGCCATTTTTCTGGGAATGTGCCTTGCTATAATCTGCCTTGGCTTCTTTGTGTATTTCATTCATTCTATCTCTCAGTCTATTCAAATAGAGAGTATACTGGAGGGGATTTATACGGTAACGAACCGGCAGCTTCAGGAGGAAGTTGAGCTGGATAAAAATGCCGGAGTTCCGAATGTGTTCAATCAAAAGGATTGGCAGCAACTCAAAAGTCCAAGAACAGGCTACCTACAGCACCTGGATATTGAAGCAGTCATGCGTATTCTCAAGGAATATGATGTAGTGCTGGATTTTGAGCAGCCACTTGGAAGCTTTCTGGTAGAGGGGGTTCCTTTTGCCCGCATTAACAAAAAGCTTGAAGATTTGGACGAGTTTACTGACAAGCTAGTTGCCCATGTAGGTTTCTACCGTGAAGAGAGAGCCAGCCTCAACTACATTTTCGGTTTTAAACACATCACAGAAAGCGCTGTAAAGGCGCTAAGTCCTGGAATAAATGACCCAGGCACTGCCTTAAAAGCCATTGATTACCTAACGGCCCTGTTTGCCGAGCGCATGAAGCTTACTGATGAGAAGGTGATTTATGATAAAGAAGGAGCCGGAAGAATAAGGTTTGAGCACGAGACCTTTCAGGATCTTTATACCATGTGTCTTGGCCCGATACGTCATTTTGGCAAGAAAGACAGTGTCGTTGTTCTGAAGCTGTTATCCTTGCTGCACAGCCTGTTGCACCTGGTGTCATCTTACCCCCACTTAAAGCCAGTTTTATGTGAGGAAGCCCTGCAGCTGCTGCATGATGCCGATGAAAATATCAGCAACCCGGGTGATAGAAAAAGAATCAATCTCGTGCTTGAGCAAATCAACAACATGCACAAGCTCGACAAGGTCTTACCCTCGCTAAAGGAGCAGCCATAG
- a CDS encoding DUF4249 domain-containing protein: MARIISLLAILNTLLLFSCEEDITLDLPEGEEQLVVEGHIEQGAPPILILTRTVPVFKEISKEGLENSFVHDALVEVRVDGQTYTLEEIPSHAFSEELKRWVSLQFGLQPQLLNNTAGMSVYVYTSEELKGEVGKSYNLHISHQGRLLTSTTSIPQLNPLDSLWTVPHPNPSEDSLVSLYYRYSDPDTIGNSIRYFTKRDSEPFYPGLLASVFTDEFVNGNTVDYPLDRGEPGGQAEINKDLYSYFGKGDTVTVRWEAIDLPHYRFWFTLENEQNNNGSPISSPNITQSNINGGLGIWGGYAVTYHSIVIK, from the coding sequence ATGGCACGAATTATATCCCTATTAGCCATTCTGAATACCCTGCTGCTCTTCAGCTGTGAGGAAGACATCACCCTAGATTTGCCTGAAGGTGAAGAGCAGCTGGTGGTAGAGGGGCATATAGAACAGGGTGCCCCCCCTATTCTTATCCTTACCCGTACTGTACCTGTTTTTAAAGAAATATCCAAAGAGGGACTAGAGAACAGTTTTGTGCATGATGCACTTGTAGAGGTCCGTGTGGATGGTCAAACTTATACATTAGAGGAAATTCCATCTCATGCTTTTTCTGAAGAACTTAAGAGATGGGTAAGCCTGCAGTTCGGTTTACAGCCGCAGCTACTGAACAACACGGCAGGCATGTCAGTTTATGTCTATACCTCCGAAGAATTGAAGGGAGAAGTAGGTAAAAGTTATAACCTGCACATCAGTCACCAAGGGCGCTTACTAACATCCACCACTTCAATCCCGCAGCTTAACCCTTTAGATTCGCTCTGGACGGTGCCTCACCCCAATCCATCAGAAGATAGTCTTGTTTCGCTCTACTACCGCTACTCTGACCCCGATACCATTGGCAATAGCATCCGTTATTTTACCAAACGAGACAGCGAGCCATTCTACCCTGGCCTGCTAGCCTCCGTCTTTACTGATGAGTTTGTGAACGGCAATACTGTTGATTACCCCCTGGACAGAGGAGAGCCTGGAGGGCAGGCTGAGATAAACAAGGACCTGTACAGCTACTTTGGCAAAGGTGATACTGTAACCGTGCGCTGGGAAGCCATTGATCTGCCGCATTACCGTTTCTGGTTTACACTGGAGAATGAGCAAAACAATAACGGTAGCCCTATCTCCTCGCCTAACATCACACAGTCAAATATAAATGGCGGCTTGGGTATTTGGGGTGGCTACGCTGTAACCTATCACAGTATTGTTATAAAGTAG
- a CDS encoding ion transporter translates to MPPKNTLRKKLYTIIFEAETPAGKAFDIVLLVLILASVAVVTLESVVSLRRDYLYIFVTLEWIFTIIFTVEYLLRIYSTSKPFKYIFSFFGVVDFLSIVPTYLSLFILGSQYLLVVRVLRLIRIARIFKLTRFINEGQVLSNALRASATKIAVFLGTVLLLVVIIGSAIYIIEGAANGFTSIPKSIYWTIVTLTTVGYGDIAPKTALGQVLASFVMIMGYGIIAVPTGIVTVEMSRSDKQQVATQVCPNCHTEGHPLGAHFCYNCGFKFDR, encoded by the coding sequence ATGCCACCTAAAAACACCCTTAGAAAGAAACTATATACCATCATATTTGAGGCAGAAACGCCAGCCGGTAAAGCTTTTGACATAGTGTTGCTGGTGCTCATACTGGCCAGTGTAGCTGTAGTTACGCTGGAAAGTGTGGTATCTCTCCGACGAGATTATTTGTATATCTTCGTAACTCTGGAGTGGATTTTTACGATCATTTTTACTGTAGAATACCTGCTTCGTATCTACAGTACTTCAAAGCCGTTTAAGTACATTTTCTCGTTTTTTGGTGTGGTAGATTTTTTATCTATCGTGCCTACTTATCTAAGTTTGTTTATTCTCGGATCGCAGTATCTGTTAGTGGTAAGGGTACTTCGACTTATAAGGATTGCCCGTATTTTTAAGCTCACCCGCTTTATTAATGAGGGGCAGGTGCTCAGCAATGCGCTTCGTGCAAGCGCTACCAAAATCGCTGTTTTTCTTGGCACAGTATTACTCTTAGTAGTTATTATAGGTTCGGCCATATACATAATTGAAGGGGCAGCTAACGGCTTTACAAGTATTCCTAAAAGTATATACTGGACTATAGTTACCCTAACCACCGTTGGCTATGGCGACATTGCTCCCAAAACGGCACTAGGGCAGGTGCTGGCAAGCTTCGTGATGATTATGGGCTACGGTATCATTGCGGTGCCTACTGGCATTGTTACTGTAGAGATGAGCAGATCAGACAAGCAACAGGTAGCCACGCAGGTTTGCCCCAACTGTCATACCGAGGGACATCCCCTTGGGGCGCACTTCTGCTATAACTGCGGCTTTAAGTTTGATCGTTAA
- a CDS encoding plastocyanin/azurin family copper-binding protein: MNKLLLYILPLLVVLLGCDPPQTDGETSTAGTNKDTATAASAPLVEDPDTTLQPVQHLELRALGNTIDEIRYSTDTLETKAGAMVKLTFINEGVDMPMVHNVVFTASGKYKQVALAGAKVGASGNYVPESDLILAATPMALPGQTVELEFTAPTEPGLYDYVCTYPGYWKRMNGVLVVK; this comes from the coding sequence ATGAACAAGTTATTATTATATATATTGCCCCTCCTGGTTGTGCTCCTTGGCTGCGATCCGCCTCAAACAGATGGTGAAACAAGTACAGCAGGTACAAACAAGGATACTGCTACGGCTGCAAGTGCTCCGCTGGTAGAAGACCCGGATACTACACTGCAGCCTGTACAGCACCTGGAGCTACGGGCTTTAGGCAACACTATTGATGAGATCCGCTATAGTACAGACACTCTTGAAACTAAAGCAGGGGCCATGGTTAAATTAACCTTCATAAACGAAGGAGTTGATATGCCCATGGTACATAATGTGGTGTTTACAGCCTCAGGCAAGTATAAACAGGTAGCCCTTGCAGGTGCCAAAGTGGGTGCATCTGGTAATTATGTGCCGGAAAGCGATCTAATTTTGGCCGCAACCCCTATGGCATTACCGGGACAAACTGTAGAACTGGAATTTACCGCTCCCACCGAGCCAGGCCTGTACGATTATGTATGTACTTACCCCGGCTACTGGAAAAGAATGAATGGGGTATTGGTGGTAAAGTAG
- a CDS encoding TonB-dependent receptor, whose amino-acid sequence MRILNYLFLLLTSTLCLLHPAAAQSVYTLSGSVRDAATGEALAGAAVSLKERPSAGAITDSFGRYSFAAPAGVYTLVIKYIGYDTQQQPLNLNQSQSISINLRATAYQVQEIEVVTERKPPITETPSMGRIELPLETIKTLPVLFGEVDILKAVQLMPGVKSAGEGSTGFYVRGGGADQNLVLLDRATVYNPGHLFNFFSVFNSDAIDQTTLIKGNMPAYYGGRLSSVLDIGLKEGSYNNWRVDGGVGLIASRLSIQGPLVEDKAAFILSGRRTYVDVLMNPFLQNTEQGGVPYYFYDLNGKLSFKLSEKDKLYLSGYYGRDVGKLTLSDGRFTGDFFWGNSSATTSWQHVFNDKLEMDVSGVLSNYDFEFSWDFGGFNTVAQTGVEDKSANIDFSYKPNARHQVQYGVQYTYHKLRPRAGQAVGESGQVFGTERLRNKFGHEYAFYISDDVYLTDKMLFSFGLRNSYFKQVGPFNLYQFDEEQIATDSTIYARGEKVTSYSAWEPRLSLKYELNKTSSVKAAYARSTQYLHLVSNAYTTLPLDVWVPSSALVEPQYASQYALGYFKRIKENQYEGSVEVYYKELENQLEYREGFAPGPSNRDLEYEFVTGSGKSYGVELFIRKNYGNLQGWLGYTLSRTTRNFQDLNRGKTFPARYDRRHDLSLVASYKYNDRWILAGSFVYGTGEATTMPVRRYFLEGSVNYQYGDRNSFRMQPTHRLDLSATLEGKKWKNIENSWTFSVYNVYGRRNPYLYYIDNEGNAYESNVKLQAKKVSIVPFPLPAVTLNFSWK is encoded by the coding sequence TTGCGGATATTAAACTACCTTTTTCTACTTCTTACAAGTACGCTGTGCCTGCTTCACCCTGCAGCTGCACAATCAGTTTATACCCTTTCTGGTAGTGTAAGAGATGCCGCTACAGGCGAAGCACTAGCCGGTGCTGCTGTATCGCTGAAAGAACGGCCTTCTGCAGGTGCTATTACAGACAGCTTTGGCAGATATAGCTTTGCGGCTCCGGCAGGCGTGTACACGCTGGTAATAAAGTACATTGGCTACGATACGCAGCAACAGCCGCTGAATCTTAACCAGTCCCAGTCAATATCCATTAATCTAAGGGCTACAGCGTACCAGGTACAGGAAATAGAGGTTGTCACGGAGCGCAAGCCACCTATTACGGAAACACCTAGCATGGGCCGGATAGAGCTGCCGCTGGAGACAATCAAGACCCTGCCGGTGCTTTTTGGTGAGGTGGATATTCTAAAAGCTGTTCAGCTAATGCCTGGTGTGAAATCGGCAGGTGAAGGAAGTACCGGCTTTTATGTACGTGGCGGCGGGGCTGACCAGAACCTGGTACTACTCGATAGAGCTACCGTTTATAACCCGGGCCACCTGTTCAATTTCTTTTCTGTCTTCAACAGCGATGCTATAGACCAAACCACCCTGATCAAAGGCAATATGCCTGCTTATTACGGTGGCCGCCTCTCTTCAGTGCTGGATATTGGCCTGAAAGAGGGCAGCTACAATAACTGGAGGGTAGATGGTGGCGTTGGCTTGATCGCCTCGCGCCTGTCGATACAGGGGCCATTGGTGGAAGACAAAGCTGCTTTTATACTTTCCGGACGGCGCACTTATGTGGATGTGCTCATGAACCCTTTCCTGCAAAATACAGAACAGGGCGGTGTACCCTATTATTTTTACGACCTCAACGGAAAGTTAAGCTTTAAGCTATCAGAAAAAGACAAACTGTACCTGAGTGGCTACTATGGCCGCGATGTAGGCAAGCTTACCTTATCTGACGGAAGGTTCACGGGTGACTTCTTCTGGGGCAACTCCAGCGCCACAACCAGTTGGCAGCATGTTTTTAATGATAAGCTGGAGATGGATGTGTCGGGAGTCCTGAGCAACTATGACTTTGAATTTAGCTGGGACTTTGGAGGCTTTAACACCGTTGCACAAACAGGTGTAGAGGACAAAAGCGCAAACATAGACTTCAGCTATAAACCAAATGCTCGCCACCAGGTGCAGTATGGTGTACAGTATACGTACCATAAATTGCGTCCGAGAGCTGGCCAGGCTGTAGGTGAAAGTGGCCAGGTTTTCGGTACCGAAAGGCTGCGAAACAAATTTGGGCATGAGTATGCCTTCTATATCTCAGATGATGTTTACCTTACTGATAAAATGCTCTTTAGCTTTGGTCTTAGAAACAGCTACTTTAAGCAAGTAGGACCATTTAATTTGTACCAGTTTGATGAGGAGCAAATAGCCACGGACTCTACCATATATGCACGAGGTGAGAAGGTAACTTCTTATAGCGCCTGGGAGCCACGCCTTTCCCTGAAGTATGAGCTAAATAAAACTTCTTCCGTAAAAGCAGCTTATGCAAGATCCACACAGTACCTGCACCTGGTTTCCAATGCCTATACCACCTTACCACTGGATGTGTGGGTGCCAAGCTCGGCACTGGTAGAGCCACAATATGCCTCACAATATGCGTTAGGTTATTTCAAGCGTATTAAGGAAAATCAGTATGAAGGCTCGGTAGAAGTATATTACAAGGAGCTGGAAAACCAGCTGGAGTACAGAGAAGGGTTTGCGCCTGGCCCAAGCAACCGTGATTTAGAGTATGAGTTTGTAACAGGCAGCGGCAAGTCTTATGGCGTAGAATTGTTTATACGCAAAAACTATGGAAACCTGCAAGGGTGGCTCGGCTACACACTGTCCCGCACAACCCGCAATTTTCAGGATCTAAACAGAGGCAAAACATTTCCGGCACGCTATGACCGCCGCCACGACCTTTCCCTTGTTGCCAGCTACAAGTATAACGACCGCTGGATCTTGGCTGGTAGCTTCGTGTATGGAACTGGCGAGGCTACAACTATGCCCGTAAGGCGGTATTTCCTGGAGGGATCTGTAAACTATCAGTATGGTGACCGCAATAGCTTTCGGATGCAGCCAACGCATCGGTTAGACCTATCAGCCACCCTGGAGGGTAAAAAGTGGAAGAATATCGAAAACAGCTGGACCTTTTCTGTCTACAATGTTTACGGCCGCAGAAATCCGTACCTATACTACATCGACAACGAGGGCAATGCTTATGAGTCTAATGTAAAGCTTCAGGCTAAAAAGGTATCAATTGTACCTTTCCCTCTGCCTGCTGTTACCCTAAACTTTAGCTGGAAATAA